A stretch of the Streptosporangium sp. NBC_01755 genome encodes the following:
- a CDS encoding HesB/IscA family protein, which produces MSVESSETTAQGLILSSAAAAKVKSLLEQQGEEGLQLRVAVQPGGCSGLRYQLFFDDRSMDGDVVSDFDGVSVVTDRMSAPYLVGATVDFVDTIEKQGFTIDNPNATGSCACGDSFN; this is translated from the coding sequence TTGAGAGCAGCGAGACCACGGCGCAGGGCCTGATCCTCAGTTCCGCGGCCGCCGCGAAGGTCAAGAGCCTGCTGGAGCAGCAGGGCGAGGAAGGCCTCCAGCTGCGCGTGGCCGTGCAGCCCGGCGGCTGTTCCGGCCTGCGTTACCAGCTCTTCTTCGACGACCGTTCGATGGACGGTGACGTCGTCTCCGACTTCGACGGCGTGAGCGTGGTCACCGACCGGATGAGCGCGCCCTACCTCGTGGGTGCCACAGTCGACTTCGTCGACACGATCGAGAAGCAGGGCTTCACGATCGACAACCCGAACGCCACGGGTTCGTGCGCCTGCGGAGACTCGTTCAACTAG